The DNA segment TCACTGTATCAAAACTAAAAAAAACTATTATTTGGATTTCTCTTTCAAGAGGGTCACTTCTTTCTTTAACAGCTCAATCTCGGCCTGCTGTTCTTTAATTGCAGCCACCAATACCGGAATCAGCTGTGCGGTTTCCACCTCATTGTAGCGCATGATCTTCGAATCGTTCTTTCCTGCAGGATAGCTCTTCGCACTTTCATAAACCATTGCCGGGAACTCCGATTGTACATTACTCGCTAAAAAGCCGTACTGCTGTCCCGCCGGAAGTTTCAGGAAATTGTATTTTTTGGTATCGTATTTAAAGGTCACCGGTTCCAGTTTTTTCAACTGCTCGGTAGAATGACCGATCTTGTCGACATTTACTTTTAACGCGCTCTCGTCAATTTTTTGTGCCTGAACAGTTACTGCAGAAGCACACCATAAAAGTCCTAATACAGAACCTTTAAATGCTAAAGGATATTTCATATAGATATAAATTAAAGTAGAAATTCTTGAATATTGGGATGTATTTTCGGGTGATTTACCCTTTAAGATCCGGAGGCGGATTGCTCAGTGTAATGTAGACCTTTGCCATATCAGGAAAGGAAAAAGGAGGAAATACGGGATCAATAAGAACCATTGAAACAGCCAGCATAGCAGGATCTGGAAAATCCTCATCCAGGACTTCTGCCCTTTCTCCTGCTTTCTGATCTTGCTCAGGAATTTCTTCCTCCTGCTGATCAGCAACCTGTTCCGTCTGACTAAAAACAGCTGCATACAGCGGAGCACTCTTTACCAACAGGAAAGAGAACAGGAGCAGGAGACAGCTTAGTTTTTTAATCACGTTGCAAATTTGCAAAATAAAGAGGGGAAAATGGTCATACTTTCTCCATTTTCCCCCTGAATTATTTAACCCGTCGCTTTAAAAGATATTCGCAACCAGTTGAAGTGTACCTGTTTTATGCTCCGGACTAAACATCGCCGTTGCAGCCACCGGAAGGTGGTATTTAAACAAAATCAGGTCTTTATTATAAGTAAGGCCGCTATTCACGATGTTCGGATGATCGCCATAAAAGTTCTTCTCCCGGCCAAAAGCAAAACCACCACCCACAAAGACATGCAGGCTGCTGTTTTCCTCATCCTGCCAAAGCACCTGATCCAGCTGCACATAGTTCGAATACGCATTGGCCCGCTTTCCGTTCGCCTTCACATAGGTATCTCTTCCTGCCACAATCGTATTCCAGCTTAAGGTTAGCGGCAGTTTGAAATCAAATTTGTAAGCAATCCCTGCGTCAATAAAATGCGAGGTCGATCCATTGTTATAATTGAAGAGGTTCGCATTCGGGAAATCACTAAAATTGTTAATGTCCCAGACACTCAGCGTAAATCCTTTCTTCGTATAGCTTACATAATAGTCGAACTCCTTATAATTTCCGTTCAGACTTGCACCGCCCCAGAATCCTGCCTGAAAGCTCCCATCTTTGGATTTGTAATGCAGGTCTACATCTGAGATCGGCGCATCCGACACTTTAAAACCTCTCCAGATGTACAAGCTCCGAAGCTGTAAATTCGCATCAAAAGGTTTGTATTTTTTAATCGTTTTTTCGCTCTGATTCAGGGCGGTACTATCTTGTGCCTGAAGTGTCAGACCAGATAGCAACAGCAAAGCAACAGCTACCCCACAATTCTTTAACCTATTCATATTTCTTTATTTTAACATCAAATGAAGGAATGCGGCCAGTGCAGCTCCTGTAAGTGGTCCAACTACCGGAATCCAGGCATAAGCCCAATCGTTTCCCGCTTTGTTTTTGATCGGAAGCAATAGGTGCATGATCCTTGGCCCAAGGTCTCTTGCCGGATTAATCGCATATCCTGTCGTCCCTCCCAGAGAAAGGCCAATCACCCAAACCAGCAGTGCCACAGGCAAAGCCCCTACAGACCCCAGTCCTACCACTTGTTTGGTGTTCGCGATTTCCGCTCCCGTGATGTGAAAAATAGTGAAGACCAATACAAAGGTTCCTACCAGTTCACAAATGAAATTGATGCCGTAATTTCTGATCGCCGGCCCGGTGCAAAAGACCGCCATCTTCGCGCCTGCATCTTCTGTACGGTCAAAATGGTCCTTATGGGTAAGCCATACCAGAAAAGCACCCATCATTGCGCCTAAAAACTGAGCAACAATGTATCCGGGAACCTCTGCCCAGGGAAAAGCACCGCTGATGGCCAATGCTACCGTTACTGCAGGGTTCAGGTGCGCTCCGCTATACGGTCCCGCCACCACTACCCCAACAAATACCGCCAGCGCCCAGGCGGTCGTGATCACGATCCAGCCACTGTTATTTCCTTTTGTGTCTTTTAAGACCACATTGGCTACTACGCCGTCGCCCAATAGAATGAGCAGCATAGTACCAATCATTTCTGCAATAAATGGTGTCATAGTGTTTATTTTTGGTTGTTATGGATTGAAAATTTTAGGCAATAGTCTTCCCCCGCAGGGAGAAACAGTTCAAAATGAACGGCTCTCCCTGCGTAAAAGCAAGGCGTTTTTATTAAAATTTAAGGGGTTTCTTCTCTTATTCTTCCGACCAGTTCATGGTCCTTTCTACCGCTTTTTTCCAGTAATGAAGCAGTTCTTTCGCTTTTTCTTTGTCCATCTCCGGCACAAATTTCTTTTCCACCGCCCATTGTTTCTTGATCTCGTCTACACTTTTCCAGTACCCTACTGCCAGTCCGGCCAGGTAAGCTGCACCAAGTGCCGTCGTTTCCAATACTTTAGGACGGATTACATCGCTGCCAAAAATATCCGCCTGGAATTGCATCAATGCATTGTTTTCTACTGCACCACCATCTACACGAAGTTCTGTGGATTTCTTTCCGGAGTCTGATTCCATGCTTTTCAGTAGGTCGCGCACCTGGAAAGCGATGCCTTCCAATGCCGCACGGGTAATGTGGGCGGAAGTTGTACCTCTCGTAATTCCGAAGATCGCGCCACGGGCATACTGATCCCAATAAGGTGCACCTAAACCAGTTAAGGCCGGTACAAAATATACCCCACCATTGTCCTCTACTGAAGCGGCCAGCTTTTCACTTTCTGCCGAAGTCCGGATAATGCCAAGACCATCACGCAACCACTGAATTGCCGCACCACCTACGAAAACACTACCTTCCAGCGCATAAGTGACTTTACCACCAATTTTCCAGGCCACTGTAGTGAGCAGGTTATTTTTAGAAAGCACAGGTTTATGTCCGGTATTCATCAGCATGAAACATCCTGTACCATACGTATTTTTAGTCATCCCTTCCTCCACACACATCTGTCCGAATAGTGCCGCCTGCTGATCACCGGCAATACCTGCAATCGGGATTTTAGTGGCAAAAAGTGTCGTAACCGTATCTCCGTAGATTTCTGAACTCTGTTTCACTTCAGGAAGCATGCTTTCCGGAATCGTTAACAGTTCCAGCAATTCCTTATCCCATTCCATCGTGTGGATGTTAAACATCAGGGTGCGGCTTGCATTAGACACATCGGTGATGTGCATCGCGCCACGGGTAAATTTCCATACCAGCCAGCTGTCTACGGTACCGAAACAAAGTTCTCCGTTTTCTGCTCTTTCCCTTGCCCCTTTCACATTGTCCAGGATCCATTTTACCTTAGTTCCGGAGAAATAGGCATCAATGACCAATCCTGTTTTTTCCTTTACCTTATCCGACCATCCTTTTTCCTTCAGCTCGTCGCAGTATTTAGCCGTTCTTCTGTCCTGCCATACAATTGCATTGTAAACCGGAATTCCCGTCTCTTTATCCCATACAATCGTCGTTTCGCGTTGATTCGTGATGCCGATTGCGGCAATGTTGTGTCCGTTCAAATCTGATTTCGCGATCACCTCTGCCGCTACGGACGACTGTGAGTACCAGATCTCATTCGCATCATGTTCCACCCATCCCGGTTTAGGAAAAATCTGTTCAAATGGCTTTTGCGCTACCGCAACAACCTCCCCATCATGGTTAAAAATGATGGCACGGGAGCTCGTGGTGCCCTGGTCTAGCGAGAGTATGAATTTTTGGTCTGGATTCATATGATATAAGGTTTAATTAGGTATAAAATTTAATTTGGTTAATCTCAAAAACTAAACGAGCGTATACGTTTTGGCCAGTTTGCTAAAGTCCTGTAACTCCTGCGCTACCCAAGCCTGATCCAGTTTCAACTCTTCCGCGATGATTTCGGCAACCGCCGGAGCTGCTGCAACTGCGGCATGTACATCCAGGAACAACAAACGGAAACGACGGCCTAAAACATCTTCTACCCTTCGGGCATATTCATTTCTAACCGCCCATACCACCATGGCTTTGGTATATGGATATTCCGGCACCAATCTTTCCAGCAAGGCCGGATTTTCGTTGATCAGCTTTTGTACTCCTGCGATGTCAGCGCCGTAAAAATGTAAAGGATCGGCACGGTTTGGTTCCGGCACGTAGCCATGGATGTGCAGTTCTTCGGTTACACATTTTTTTGCAGGAAGGAAGTTCTTTTCAATCGCCTTGTCCAGCGTATCCTGTGCCATCCGGCGAAAAGTAGTCCATTTCCCTCCTGTAATGGTGATCATTCCGGAATCCGAAACAATGATCTTATGACTTCTGGAAATTTCTTTAGTCTTCGCTCCTTCTGCTTTCGGTGCCGCCAATGGACGCAAGCCCGCAAACACAGCCAATACATCTGAGCGAAGCGGTTTTTTAACAAAGTATTTACCTGCGGTAGAAAGGATAAATTCAATCTCTGTATCCAGGGCTCTTGGCTCCAGTTCGGCATGATCTACCAAAGTATCTGTGGTACCGACAATCAGTTTATTGTGCCATGGCACAGCAAAAAGGACCCTGCCATCATCCGTCTCCGGAATCATCAGTGCATTTTCACCGATCATAAAGGAACGGTCCAGGGTGATGTGCACCCCCTGACTCGGACGCACCAAATGCGGCGCTTCCGGTTTGTCCATTTTCAGAATATTGTCTACATAGACACCGGTCGCATTGATCACGATCTTTCCAATCGCCTCATAGCTGTTGCCGGTTTCTATATCTTTCACTTTAACCCCGTTCACTTTCTTTTTAGCATCTTTCAGCAAACCTTCTACCTTCATGTAGTTCAGCACGGTTGCTCCGTTTTCAATCGCAGTCTGTGCAATGTTCAGCGCCAGACGGGAATCGTCAAACTGACCATCATGATAAACCACCCCTCCTTTTAAACCTTCCTGTTTGATAGAAGGTAAGGCTTCAATGGTTTTCTTTTTGTTGATGTATTTCGAAGCGCCAAGACTCAGCTTGCCCGCCAATAAATCGTAAAACTTTAATCCTATGGTATACTTCACATTGTTGAACCAGGAATAGTTCGGGATCACAAAGGTTTCGTTTTTTGTCAGGTGAGGTGCGTTTTTCAACAACAATCCCCGCTCATGACAAGCTTCACGGACCAAACCAAGATCGCCCTGCGCCATATAACGCACACCACCATGTACCAGTTTCGTCGCCTTACTGGAAGTTCCCTTGGCATAATCCGCCTGTTCTACCAGCAAAGTTTTGTAACCACGGGTGGCCGCATCCATTGCAATACCTAAACCTGTAGCCCCGCCACCAATGATGATCACATCCCATTGGGTACCGTCAGCTAAATTCTGTATCAATTGAAGTCTATTCATAATAGCATCTTTTAATAAAATGAAACTTTCAAATAGTTTCATTTACTTTCACAAATTTGTCTTATTATACTTTCATTTCCAAATTATTCCTAAGTTTTTTTCTGAATTCAGCAATTATTAGGAAATCAGCAAGCCCGAAAACACTTAAAAAAGCATGTCAATGAATGTTTAAGCAGAATAATTCAAATCATTTAGCAGCAATAACCACACCACGAAACAGCACAGATTCTCCTTCCTTTTACGAAAGCATTTGAAATTAACACAGATCCTATCCCTAATCCGCTTTCCTGATAGCTGATCGTTCCAAATTCATGATCTAAAGAAGTAGTCGTTTCTAAAACGAAACCATCCGAAAGGACAGTCGCCTCGGCCTGATCATAAAACAGCTCTTGCAAAAAATTAGACTCTAGACACCGCTATACAAAGGACGCCTGGCCAATCCCCCCCTGTTTGGCAATGCACAGGCAAGATTGCATTTCAAAGATTTCTCTACTTATAGCCATACGCGCGATCCTCTTTGCTTGCAAGAAGGAAACTAAAGTAGTGACGCCCCCACCAACCGTAAATCCTAAAAGCACCTGGATCATTTATAACGGAGAAGCGACCTGGTCCGGATTAATCAGCCCTTCTCAAGGTCTTCCCACCGGAGAATTTCCAATATCAAGTCTTAAAGGTGGCTATCAGCTAGGTTATGCTGCAGGTGGCCGTGTATTCGGCAAGTTCATCTATAAGCTAAACAGTAACGCTAAAAAGGGCATTCAGCGCCTGGAAGTAAATGCTTCGGGAACTGTGATAGAAAGTAGATTCCTGGAAACACCCTTCAGCAGTGATGCGAAAGAAGGAAATTTCCACATCAGCAGCGCGGATAAAGGTTATTACTGGGACTCTTCCAGAGGAAGAATGAAAATTCAAACCTTTAATCCGACCACGATGGTTCGTACGGGAGAAATCGACCTGAGTGCTTTAACTAAAGGCGCTTCTTACGAAGCAGCAGGACAATTGGTGATTGCAGAGAAAGAAGGGAAACTGTTTGTGGACCTTCAATATGGCACCAGAACGGCGGCATGGCAGATTGTACCGAACGATGAAAATGTATATATCGCGGTGATTGACATTGCCAGTCAGAAATACGAAAGCACCACGCAATACGGTAAAGCATCTAATCTGGGGCTTTTTGGCGATCATCCACTGTGGAATGTTGACGCGGTAACCGGAGATCTGTATGTAGTAGCAGTGAGCAATATGAAGACTCAAACTCCTGAATCAAAGATTCTCCGGATTAAAAAAGGCTCCACTGCTTTTGACGCTACATTTCAGTTGAGCATAAAAGATTACCAATACCCAAGTGATTTCAATGCTTTATTCGCTTATGATGGTAAGATCTATACAAAGATCTCTTCCCTCCCTGCCGGATATTACAGCGGTGGTACACATGGAACGAGATACCGTGATGACATCTGGTACTGGACTTCAATCGATGCTGTATCTAAAAGAGCGACGAGGTTAAACATCCCGGTAGACAACTTCTTCTGCTACCAGCAACCGTTCCATGCGGACGGCAAAATATACTTCATCTCGAACAATGCTGTGGATAGCTTCTCAAGTTTATATGAACTGGATCCAAAAACCGGTGTAACGAAAGAAAACTTCCGCTTAAAAGGCGGCAGCAAATTAATGGGCGTAAACAAGCTTCAATAAACGAGATTTTATTAAAGAGGAAAAGCAGGCTTTTCTGTTGTTTTCCTCTTTAATTTTGAGACTGGGTATTGTTTCTGTTTTTTACGCAAAAACATTTTAGCTGGATTTCAATGCTTTACAATATTTTGCCAATAAATGTTCAAATTTAACATGATTAGGTTGGCAACTTAATTTTAAAATTCTATCTTTGCCGCTCTTCAAAACAACGAAGAAGATTCCGTAGCTCAGCTGGTAGAGCATTACACTTTTAATGTAGTGGTCCTGGGTTCGAATCCCAGCGGGATCACCAGATTCAATATCAAAAACGTACAAAACCCTGCAAACGATATGTTAGCAGGGTTTTTGTTTTTTCAAGGGTAACAAAACTTGCACAGATTCGCATATAAAAAGTGAGCGATTCGGTGAGTAGTTTTAAAGATCAGTCCTACTCACCAAATCCGACATAATCAACTATTGAACAGGTGGTTATAAATTAAACATCTTGTAGACGTTAAGCAGCAAAGCTAATTTTGTTTCACCCTTAATGATTGAATGATGAAAACTAATTTTAGCCTGCTTTTCTATCTGAAAAAGCAAAAGAACTACATCAGCGGCAACGTTCCTATCTACATGAGAATTACCGTTCAGGGCAAACGTGCGGAAATCGCAACCAGTCGGGATTGTGAACCTGGCCGATGGAATGCCAGGGCTGGGCGTGTTATTGGATCTAAAGAAGATGTTAAGATGCTGAATGTATATCTGGATCAATTGCAAAAATCTGTTTATCTTGCACATCAGGCGGTAGTTAATTCTGGTTTGTTTATTACTGCCGAAGCAATTAAAAACAAGTATCTGGGCAAAGCTGATAGCATTCATACCTTAATGGAAGCAATTAAAGATCACAATGAGAAGATGAAATCTTTGGTTGGTAAGGATTATGTTCAGGGCACTTTAAACCGCTATAAAGTATTAGAGAGCCACTTGTCAGCCTTCGTCACTTCAAAATATGGGGTAACTGATATAAACATCAGGAATATTGATCAGGCCTTTCTAAATGACTTTGACCATTATCTAAGATCTGATAAAAATTGTGCGAATAACTATGTCGTTAAAAACATCAAGAATCTGGGAAAAATCCTTCGGCTTTGTTTAGAAAAGGGTTGGATGGAAAAAGATCCATTTATCGTTTACAAGGGAAAAACAAAGAATGTTGACCGCTATTACCTCAATCAGGAAGAACTCTCCCAGATCGCAGCAAAACAGTTTATATCTGAAAGATTAAGGCAGGTACGCGACGTATTTATTTTCTGTTGCTTTACCGGATTGGCCTATGTGGATGTTTTTCAAATTAAAACAGGAACATATTCAAAAAGGCAATGACGGAGAACGATGGATTTTCATTAACAGACAAAAGACAAAGACCCGCTCTGCTATCCCCCTACTGCCTACAGCGATTAACATAATAGATCAGTATGCAGAAAACAAGGTCTGTATCAATAATGGGAATTTGCTTCCTGTACCCAGCAACCAAAAGATGAATGAATACCGTGCGCCCGTAAAGGTTGCGTAATGAATGTCTCTTTAGCAAGAGACTAGACTAGGTTCCAAGTCTACTCCCGACCGACTTATCTGGAGGGGAAACCCAATAGGGAGTGTAGCATGTCGGTTGCAGCATGGCCGCTTTAATTGCCAAAGGCGAGTGCATCGCTGGGGAGAAAGACAGACACAAGGATGAAGCCTATACTGGCTGAACGATAGTTCAGTGGGGCATGTTGGACCTGTGACGAAAGGCAGTTGTATTGTCACACCGTAGCTCTCTCATTTGACAGGTAGCCTTTGAGAGCATAGAACACCGCTACGGCACAACCTCAATAAGCGGAGAAAAGAACGAAAGTCGCATCCGACAGTCTGTCGCGCTAAAAGTCATTACGAAACTAAACGGGGATTTCCTAAGTCGGGATGCCCATGAAAACAGGCTATGTATGAAGATACTGAATACCCGATATGGAAACGGAGCTTCCGTAGTAGTCCGAGCAGGGTAACACCCTGTACATGGCGAAGGGAAGCAGTTGTCAACCTAATACAAACTATGGAAAACGTGTGAGACGTATGAGAGATCCAGAGCAAGTATTAAACGCTTTATGCGAACATAGCAAAGATTCGGGTTACCGTTACGAAAGGCTTTACCGAATTCTGTTTAATGAGGAAATGTTCTTCATTGCCTATCAGCGTAAATATGCCAATCAAGGCAATATGACGCCGGGCGCCGACGGCAGAACCGTCGACAGAATGAGCATTGACCGCATTCAGAAACTTGTAGCAAGTCTGAGAGACGAATCGTATCAGCCTTATCCTGCCCGCCGGGTATATATCCCCAAAAAGAATGGAAAGAAACGCCCGCTGGGCATTCCATCTTTTGAGGATAAACTCGTGCAGGAAGTGGTACATATGATTCTGAAAGCCATCTATGAGGGGCAATTTGAAGACACGTCACATGGCTTCCGTCCCAACAGAAGCTGCCACACGGCATTAAGGGACATTAAGGTTACATTCAAGGGGACACGATGGTTCATTGAGGGCGATATCAAAGGCTTCTTTGACAATATCAACCACAATGTAATGATCGATATCCTCAGAGAACGTATCTCTGATGAACGTTTCCTTCGTTTAATCCGTAAGTTCCTGAATGCTGGCTATATTGAGAACTGGACGTACAACAACACCTACTCGGGAACACCGCAAGGCGGAATCATTAGTCCTATCCTGGCTAACATCTACCTTGACAAGTTCGACAAGTATGTAAAAGAGTATGCAGAAAGTTTCAATAAAGGCAAAGCACGTAGACTAACCAGTGAGTATCAGCGTAACCGGAATCAGAGAAATGCATTAAGATGGAAACTGGAAGCGGAAACGGATGAAAACCGCAAAGCTGAACTGAAATTGAAAATGGCCGAAATGCGTAAGCAAATGCTGGATATTCCAGCAACAAGGGACATGGATGACACGTTCAGAAGATTGAAGTACATAAGGTATGCTGATGACTTTCTCATCGGAGTAATCGGCAGCAAGGGAGAATATGAGAAAATCAAGGCTGATATTACGACTTTTATGAGTGAAAAACTCAAATTGGAAATGTCTGAAGAGAAGACTTTGATTACCAGCGCACAAGAACCCGCAAAATTCCTTGGATACGAAATCAATGCACGCCGGTCTATGGACCACACGCGTACACAATGTGGACTACAGCGCCGTCCCTGGTCAGGAACAATTGTCTTAAATTTATCTTACGAAACCGTACTTAAGCGACTTCAATCCTATAACGCTGTGCTTATCACACAAGTAGACAGGAAACAAACGCTTAAACCCTCGTCTCGCAAGTATATGGTGAATAGACAAGATGCAGATATCATGGCGCAATACAATCTTGAATTGCGGGGATTCTACAACTACTATTCCATCGCAGACAACATCAGCTATTGGGGATGGAAGTTCAATTACTTCATGAAATATAGCATGCTCAAAACGCTCGGCCGTAAGCACAAAAGAACCGTCGGACAAATACTTGAGAAGTATAAAGACGGGACGGATGTGGTCATCCCCTACAGGGATAATAAAGGCAACGGGAAACAAAGAGTGTGGTACAATGGTGGATTCAGATGTAAACGTTTCACAGATATCTACGAGGATAATCACTACGACAAGACACCCAACACCATGTATCTTCCTGCCCCCACACTTGTGGAAAGGCTCAAAGAGAGAAAGTGTGAACTATGCGATGTAGTGGGAGACCTCGTGATGCATCACGTACGTAACATCAATCAGCTTAAAGATGACACCAGATGGAATGCAGTGATGATCAAACGCCACCGTAAAACCCTCGCAGTCTGTCACGATTGTGATGCATTAATCCATAAAAGCTATGACAAGTAAAGTTATGTTGACAATGGAGAGCCGTATACATAGAGACATGTAAGTACGGTTCGGGGCTGGTTAGCAGAGACTTACCACCGTAAGGTGGCAAAGCGCTGTTGGCCTAGCCTACTGAAAGAAATAGCAGACCTGTTCGGAATTGATAAAAAACTAACTTCTCATATTGCCCGTCATACTTTTGCTACTACGGTAATGCTGTTAAATGGAGTGCCGACCGAAAGTGTATCAAAGATGCTCGGCCATACCAATATTAGAACTACTCAGCACTACGCAAAGATTCTGGATACAAAAGTCGGTGTTGACATGAATGAACTGAGGAAGAAAAGTTTTCTGAATTTTAGCTGATGCTATGCTTTTCAGATAAACACGGTTCTGCATAATCTAAAATGCCTGATTCTTGTAATTCAGTTAGTTTATTTTGAACAGAGGTGTAATTCAGAGCAAATGGAACATCAATTACAAAATACCCTTCATGGGCTTTCTCACTAGAACAACCTAAAGCATCAAACAGGCTTCTAATGTCATTAGTTTCTGTTGCAGAATCCAATATCACAACCTGTACCGTAGAATTTCCAGAAGATTCTACGGTATATCTGTAAGTTAACCGTTCCTGATCTTCATCAAATTCTGCATATATAATATCATCGGCTGCCACACTGGGAGCATAAAAAGGAATACTATCGAGTTTGTACAATCCTTTCTCTTTATCAATAGTTACAGCCCACATTGTTTCAACGGTTTCCTGATCCAGCACGTTACTGTAAAATTGAAAAAGTACTTTAACCTCTTCTTCTGCCATTCTGATCTATAGATAACTGAATTTATGCTTTTTTGGAAGAAACCAATAAATCACCTGCTTCTACGTCCAAATAAACGGCGATTTCAAACAGTTTTTTAATAGATGGCTGTGCCGAATTTGTACACCAACTGGAAACTGTTTCAGGTGCGATCTTTAAAGCATCTGCCAAATCCTTGTTCGTCTTCTTTTTTTCAGCCAATACTGACTTAATGCGGTTATAAGTTATTTTACTCATATAAACTGATGTACAACAAATATAGCACTCACGAAACAATCATATTATTCATTTAAATAATGTATTACGTCAATATATTAATGTTATTTATTATTTAATTTGTGTTTTACATTACTAAATACTAAGTTTGATAAAAATTGTTATTAATTAAATATTATACTTTTGTAATTCTAGTCACGAAAAATTAGGATTGCATACGAGCCTCGCAGCTAAATCTGGTAAATTTAATCTCAGCGAGCGTAAGTGTAGCATCCACCACCCTATAAATTAATAGGGCTGGTGCTCGCTTATGTATGTTGCTGAGATCCATTCCGAAAGGTTTGGTGGTTTACCAGAACCTAGCTGCAACAGATTAAGCGAGTTACCAGCCCTATTTAAAAACAGCTGCGATAATTATTTAGTCCGGGGCTTGTTATTAAAACCCTTTAATAATGAGCAACAAAAACAAACTTCGGTACAATCAGCTTACGGATAAGCAGATCTTAAACCCTCACACCTTCATTGCGGATTTTTGCAGATATGAAATTGACATAGAAGCCTTTCGCACACAAATCCATCACATGATCCGCTCGGCATGCAGCACAACTCAATATGGGAAAAGCGAAGAGTACTTTTATAAATACCGATGCTTACTTAAATTTTTAGAAGCTGGACACATCTTCTTTTGTAAGGGCACAAGATTCTCACTCCATTGTGAATCGTCCAACGCCTCACCATGTGCAAAAGACCTCACCCGTTATTACAATGTATTAATAAGCACCCATTTTAAAAGTCTTTCTGAGGAGGAGATCAAAAAT comes from the Pedobacter sp. FW305-3-2-15-E-R2A2 genome and includes:
- a CDS encoding tail fiber domain-containing protein is translated as MKYPLAFKGSVLGLLWCASAVTVQAQKIDESALKVNVDKIGHSTEQLKKLEPVTFKYDTKKYNFLKLPAGQQYGFLASNVQSEFPAMVYESAKSYPAGKNDSKIMRYNEVETAQLIPVLVAAIKEQQAEIELLKKEVTLLKEKSK
- a CDS encoding MIP/aquaporin family protein; this encodes MTPFIAEMIGTMLLILLGDGVVANVVLKDTKGNNSGWIVITTAWALAVFVGVVVAGPYSGAHLNPAVTVALAISGAFPWAEVPGYIVAQFLGAMMGAFLVWLTHKDHFDRTEDAGAKMAVFCTGPAIRNYGINFICELVGTFVLVFTIFHITGAEIANTKQVVGLGSVGALPVALLVWVIGLSLGGTTGYAINPARDLGPRIMHLLLPIKNKAGNDWAYAWIPVVGPLTGAALAAFLHLMLK
- the glpK gene encoding glycerol kinase GlpK, giving the protein MNPDQKFILSLDQGTTSSRAIIFNHDGEVVAVAQKPFEQIFPKPGWVEHDANEIWYSQSSVAAEVIAKSDLNGHNIAAIGITNQRETTIVWDKETGIPVYNAIVWQDRRTAKYCDELKEKGWSDKVKEKTGLVIDAYFSGTKVKWILDNVKGARERAENGELCFGTVDSWLVWKFTRGAMHITDVSNASRTLMFNIHTMEWDKELLELLTIPESMLPEVKQSSEIYGDTVTTLFATKIPIAGIAGDQQAALFGQMCVEEGMTKNTYGTGCFMLMNTGHKPVLSKNNLLTTVAWKIGGKVTYALEGSVFVGGAAIQWLRDGLGIIRTSAESEKLAASVEDNGGVYFVPALTGLGAPYWDQYARGAIFGITRGTTSAHITRAALEGIAFQVRDLLKSMESDSGKKSTELRVDGGAVENNALMQFQADIFGSDVIRPKVLETTALGAAYLAGLAVGYWKSVDEIKKQWAVEKKFVPEMDKEKAKELLHYWKKAVERTMNWSEE
- a CDS encoding glycerol-3-phosphate dehydrogenase/oxidase, with amino-acid sequence MNRLQLIQNLADGTQWDVIIIGGGATGLGIAMDAATRGYKTLLVEQADYAKGTSSKATKLVHGGVRYMAQGDLGLVREACHERGLLLKNAPHLTKNETFVIPNYSWFNNVKYTIGLKFYDLLAGKLSLGASKYINKKKTIEALPSIKQEGLKGGVVYHDGQFDDSRLALNIAQTAIENGATVLNYMKVEGLLKDAKKKVNGVKVKDIETGNSYEAIGKIVINATGVYVDNILKMDKPEAPHLVRPSQGVHITLDRSFMIGENALMIPETDDGRVLFAVPWHNKLIVGTTDTLVDHAELEPRALDTEIEFILSTAGKYFVKKPLRSDVLAVFAGLRPLAAPKAEGAKTKEISRSHKIIVSDSGMITITGGKWTTFRRMAQDTLDKAIEKNFLPAKKCVTEELHIHGYVPEPNRADPLHFYGADIAGVQKLINENPALLERLVPEYPYTKAMVVWAVRNEYARRVEDVLGRRFRLLFLDVHAAVAAAPAVAEIIAEELKLDQAWVAQELQDFSKLAKTYTLV
- a CDS encoding site-specific integrase — translated: MMKTNFSLLFYLKKQKNYISGNVPIYMRITVQGKRAEIATSRDCEPGRWNARAGRVIGSKEDVKMLNVYLDQLQKSVYLAHQAVVNSGLFITAEAIKNKYLGKADSIHTLMEAIKDHNEKMKSLVGKDYVQGTLNRYKVLESHLSAFVTSKYGVTDINIRNIDQAFLNDFDHYLRSDKNCANNYVVKNIKNLGKILRLCLEKGWMEKDPFIVYKGKTKNVDRYYLNQEELSQIAAKQFISERLRQVRDVFIFCCFTGLAYVDVFQIKTGTYSKRQ
- a CDS encoding reverse transcriptase domain-containing protein, which translates into the protein MRDPEQVLNALCEHSKDSGYRYERLYRILFNEEMFFIAYQRKYANQGNMTPGADGRTVDRMSIDRIQKLVASLRDESYQPYPARRVYIPKKNGKKRPLGIPSFEDKLVQEVVHMILKAIYEGQFEDTSHGFRPNRSCHTALRDIKVTFKGTRWFIEGDIKGFFDNINHNVMIDILRERISDERFLRLIRKFLNAGYIENWTYNNTYSGTPQGGIISPILANIYLDKFDKYVKEYAESFNKGKARRLTSEYQRNRNQRNALRWKLEAETDENRKAELKLKMAEMRKQMLDIPATRDMDDTFRRLKYIRYADDFLIGVIGSKGEYEKIKADITTFMSEKLKLEMSEEKTLITSAQEPAKFLGYEINARRSMDHTRTQCGLQRRPWSGTIVLNLSYETVLKRLQSYNAVLITQVDRKQTLKPSSRKYMVNRQDADIMAQYNLELRGFYNYYSIADNISYWGWKFNYFMKYSMLKTLGRKHKRTVGQILEKYKDGTDVVIPYRDNKGNGKQRVWYNGGFRCKRFTDIYEDNHYDKTPNTMYLPAPTLVERLKERKCELCDVVGDLVMHHVRNINQLKDDTRWNAVMIKRHRKTLAVCHDCDALIHKSYDK
- a CDS encoding DUF4265 domain-containing protein, whose product is MAEEEVKVLFQFYSNVLDQETVETMWAVTIDKEKGLYKLDSIPFYAPSVAADDIIYAEFDEDQERLTYRYTVESSGNSTVQVVILDSATETNDIRSLFDALGCSSEKAHEGYFVIDVPFALNYTSVQNKLTELQESGILDYAEPCLSEKHSIS
- a CDS encoding helix-turn-helix transcriptional regulator: MSKITYNRIKSVLAEKKKTNKDLADALKIAPETVSSWCTNSAQPSIKKLFEIAVYLDVEAGDLLVSSKKA